A genome region from Hymenobacter tibetensis includes the following:
- a CDS encoding aldo/keto reductase yields the protein MRYKTLGNSGLQVSEIGFGCMSLGTDYATNRTLLYSALDQGITFFDTADLYQRGANETTVGKAFKGHRKDVVLATKVGNVWRPDGSGWDWAPTKAYVLQAVEESLKRLETEYIDLYQLHGGTLDDPLDELIEAFELLKQQGRIRAYGISSIRPNVVREYVERANLASVMMQYSLLDRRPEESCLSLLQEHQIGVLARGSFAQGLLVGKASKEYLSYPKEVVDSAAAAVRRVAQANARTAVEVAARFVLHHPAVSSAILGIRTEEQLAEAVALAEAPPLTAQEMQLLQQALPPNTYEQHR from the coding sequence ATGAGATACAAAACGCTAGGAAATTCCGGGTTGCAGGTAAGTGAAATTGGATTTGGCTGCATGTCGCTCGGTACCGATTACGCAACTAACCGCACCCTGTTGTATAGTGCCTTAGATCAGGGCATCACCTTCTTCGACACGGCAGATCTGTACCAGCGAGGGGCAAACGAAACCACTGTGGGCAAGGCGTTCAAAGGCCACCGCAAGGATGTAGTACTTGCCACCAAAGTAGGCAATGTATGGCGGCCCGATGGTAGCGGTTGGGACTGGGCCCCCACAAAAGCCTACGTGTTGCAGGCAGTCGAAGAAAGCCTAAAGCGCCTCGAAACGGAGTACATTGACCTGTATCAATTGCACGGTGGTACCCTCGACGACCCGCTCGATGAACTTATAGAGGCGTTTGAGCTACTTAAGCAGCAGGGAAGGATTCGGGCATACGGTATTTCGTCTATTCGCCCCAACGTTGTTCGGGAGTATGTAGAACGTGCCAACCTGGCCAGCGTAATGATGCAGTATAGCCTGCTGGATCGGCGGCCAGAGGAAAGCTGCTTGTCACTGTTACAAGAGCACCAGATAGGAGTGCTGGCGCGGGGCAGCTTTGCGCAAGGGTTGCTCGTAGGCAAGGCTTCCAAGGAATACCTAAGCTATCCAAAGGAGGTTGTAGATAGCGCCGCCGCTGCTGTACGGAGAGTGGCACAAGCCAATGCGCGTACTGCAGTGGAAGTGGCGGCACGTTTCGTGTTGCACCATCCTGCCGTGTCATCGGCAATATTAGGCATTCGCACGGAAGAGCAACTTGCCGAGGCTGTAGCACTCGCCGAAGCCCCGCCCTTAACAGCACAGGAAATGCAACTGCTTCAGCAAGCCCTACCGCCCAACACCTATGAGCAGCACCGATAA
- a CDS encoding citrate synthase, producing MAESAEIILDGKSIMLPVIEGTEHEKAFDIGKLRDQTGYVTLDSGYKNTGATKSAITFLDGEEGILRYRGYPIEQLAEKSSFLEVAYLLIYGALPSKAELDEFSHQITKHTLVHEDVRKIFDGFPSAAHPMAILSSLICSLTAFYPKSIDPNQSAEEMNLNILRLMAKISTIAAWTYKNSQGHPLNYPRNDLDYTSNFLYMMFSFPTEKYDINPVVVSALNKLLILHADHEQNCSTSTVRLVGSANASLYGSVSAGINALWGPLHGGANQEVVEMLEAIQADGGDTSKFIAKAKDKNDPFRLMGFGHRVYKNFDPRAKIIKKAADEVLTALGINDPLLKIAQELEQAALTDPYFVDRKLYPNVDFYSGIIYKAIGIPTEMFTVMFALGRLPGWIAQWKEMRENKEPIGRPRQIYTGELERDYVSIENR from the coding sequence ATGGCAGAATCTGCTGAGATTATCCTCGACGGCAAATCGATTATGTTGCCCGTCATTGAAGGCACCGAACACGAAAAAGCATTTGACATCGGAAAGCTGCGGGACCAAACCGGTTACGTAACCCTCGATTCTGGCTACAAAAACACCGGCGCTACCAAGAGCGCCATTACATTCCTCGATGGAGAGGAAGGCATTCTGCGGTACCGCGGCTATCCTATCGAGCAACTAGCCGAGAAATCGTCGTTTCTGGAAGTAGCGTATTTGCTTATCTACGGCGCATTGCCTTCCAAAGCCGAACTCGATGAGTTCAGCCATCAAATCACCAAGCATACGCTGGTGCACGAAGATGTCCGCAAGATTTTTGATGGTTTCCCATCAGCGGCACATCCTATGGCTATTCTTAGCAGCCTTATCTGCTCGCTTACGGCGTTCTATCCCAAGAGCATCGACCCCAACCAGAGCGCAGAGGAAATGAATCTGAACATCCTGCGTTTGATGGCCAAAATCTCGACCATCGCCGCCTGGACGTACAAGAACTCGCAGGGCCACCCTCTCAATTATCCCCGCAACGACCTCGACTACACGTCCAACTTCCTCTACATGATGTTCAGCTTCCCTACGGAGAAGTACGACATCAACCCAGTGGTGGTGAGCGCGCTCAACAAGTTGCTTATCCTGCACGCCGACCATGAGCAGAACTGTTCCACTTCTACGGTGCGCTTGGTGGGCTCAGCTAATGCTAGCTTGTACGGCTCGGTTTCGGCTGGTATCAACGCCTTGTGGGGCCCCCTGCACGGCGGTGCCAACCAAGAAGTGGTAGAGATGCTGGAAGCCATTCAGGCTGATGGCGGCGACACCAGCAAGTTCATTGCCAAGGCCAAAGACAAGAACGATCCTTTCCGCCTGATGGGTTTTGGCCACCGCGTGTACAAGAATTTCGACCCCCGCGCCAAGATCATCAAGAAGGCCGCCGACGAAGTTCTCACAGCGTTGGGCATCAATGATCCACTGCTGAAAATTGCGCAGGAATTAGAGCAAGCGGCTCTCACCGACCCTTATTTCGTGGACCGCAAGCTGTATCCGAACGTGGACTTCTATTCGGGCATCATCTACAAAGCCATTGGCATCCCAACCGAGATGTTCACGGTGATGTTCGCCCTCGGGCGCCTCCCCGGCTGGATTGCGCAGTGGAAAGAAATGCGTGAGAACAAGGAGCCAATTGGTCGTCCGCGCCAGATTTACACGGGCGAACTAGAGCGCGACTACGTAAGCATCGAGAACCGCTAG
- the mnmE gene encoding tRNA uridine-5-carboxymethylaminomethyl(34) synthesis GTPase MnmE, which produces MAALPPALSDTIVALSTPPGAGAIALVRLSGAAAISLVAEVFTGKRLLDQPSHTLHFGTIREEDRIIDEVVVSLFRAPNSYTREDVVEISCHGSDYIVQQLLLLFTRRGARLAEAGEFTKRAFLNGAFDLAQAEAVADLIVADSQLSHQVAMQQMRGGFSRELKDLRARLVQFAALLELELDFGEEDVEFADRTGLVRLLQEVQALVQRLLRSFELGNVIKNGVTTVIAGRPNAGKSTLLNSLLNEERAIVSAVAGTTRDLIEDEVSLDGIRFRFVDTAGLRDTTDIVESIGVERTLKRVKQAALVIYLFDLTETSPSQLEAEIEALQLSPATPILAIGNKLDVASEEEQAAFRTRPSTVLIAASRGDGLDELRQLLLARVRGEGLDRTGSSTIVTNLRHARSLEAATLALDAVLSGLTSGTGTELLAADLRHALASLGEITGEISSDDLLTSIFTQFCIGK; this is translated from the coding sequence CCATTGTTGCCCTTTCAACGCCGCCCGGTGCAGGAGCCATTGCGCTGGTTCGGCTTTCTGGCGCCGCCGCCATTAGCTTGGTAGCTGAGGTATTCACGGGAAAGCGCCTGCTCGATCAGCCCAGCCACACCCTCCATTTCGGCACCATCCGTGAGGAAGACCGCATCATCGACGAGGTAGTCGTTTCACTGTTCCGTGCTCCTAACTCGTACACCCGCGAGGATGTAGTGGAAATTAGTTGCCACGGCTCCGACTATATCGTGCAGCAGTTGCTGCTGCTATTCACGCGCCGTGGGGCCCGCCTAGCCGAGGCTGGCGAGTTCACCAAGCGGGCCTTCCTGAATGGCGCCTTCGACCTCGCCCAAGCCGAAGCGGTAGCCGACCTGATTGTGGCCGACTCCCAGCTCTCTCACCAGGTAGCAATGCAGCAGATGCGGGGCGGCTTTTCCCGGGAGTTGAAAGACCTCCGGGCGCGGCTAGTTCAGTTTGCGGCCCTGCTGGAGTTGGAGTTGGACTTCGGAGAAGAAGACGTGGAGTTTGCCGACCGTACGGGGCTAGTCAGGCTACTTCAGGAAGTACAGGCGCTGGTCCAACGTCTACTGCGCTCGTTCGAGCTAGGCAACGTTATCAAGAATGGCGTGACTACCGTTATTGCCGGCCGGCCCAACGCTGGCAAAAGCACGTTGCTCAACTCGCTACTCAACGAGGAGCGCGCTATCGTTTCAGCAGTGGCAGGCACCACCCGCGACCTGATTGAAGACGAAGTAAGCTTAGATGGAATACGTTTCCGCTTCGTCGACACAGCAGGCCTGCGCGACACCACTGACATAGTGGAATCCATTGGCGTGGAGCGGACCTTGAAGCGGGTAAAGCAAGCGGCTTTAGTTATTTATCTGTTTGATTTAACGGAAACTAGCCCTAGTCAGCTTGAAGCAGAGATTGAAGCGCTTCAGTTATCCCCTGCCACTCCCATATTAGCCATCGGCAACAAGCTCGATGTGGCTTCCGAAGAAGAACAAGCGGCTTTCCGAACCCGTCCCAGCACCGTGCTGATTGCTGCCAGCCGCGGCGACGGCCTCGACGAGTTGCGCCAGCTTTTGCTGGCCCGGGTACGGGGTGAAGGCTTAGACCGCACAGGCAGCAGCACGATCGTCACCAACCTGCGGCATGCCCGCAGTCTGGAAGCCGCTACCCTCGCCCTCGATGCCGTACTATCCGGTCTCACGAGTGGTACCGGCACCGAATTACTCGCCGCTGACCTCCGGCACGCCTTGGCATCGTTAGGAGAAATCACCGGTGAGATTTCCTCTGACGACCTTCTTACCAGCATCTTCACTCAGTTCTGCATTGGCAAGTAG